In the Quercus lobata isolate SW786 chromosome 5, ValleyOak3.0 Primary Assembly, whole genome shotgun sequence genome, one interval contains:
- the LOC115991176 gene encoding F-box protein At5g49610-like: MENLEFLNSDIPSNILCRLPSKTLLRFKCVSKGWYKLISDRSFIQSQLQKQKPTVSGFIFQGKYQWCNEDIRTVSYIPVVESQGEGEGDNDKKVQQKGFDFLPEDVVMLASCNGIVCCRSCFPDQAQDPAVYVCNPSKKEWIKLQSTAALDNLSTIGLAFDPTRDPIDISTKFKLVRVRQLETEEEDFCYTFEVYSFQTGAWTKSNEICHCNNNLVQNNSVYVGGILHWRTDGDKVLTYDVEKELSWLISVPIPAMEFETIPQACIGDSEGRMHYAMVSEKGLHIWFLEDFFESKWTLKHSKSLQEIEEEHPRFYNLHQRVTEAVTYHMEPWMVPLGIKDGLLLLRVSTKLYLYEIETCSVKQACSLSKLGPHIMFCPAVLPYSMSLVPLNPHRELPLY, from the coding sequence ATGGAGAATCTTGAATTCTTGAACAGTGATATTCCCTCTAATATCCTATGTCGTTTGCCTTCAAAGACTCTTCTTCGATTTAAGTGCGTTTCTAAAGGTTGGTACAAGCTTATATCTGACCGGTCCTTCATCCAGAGTCAATTACAAAAGCAAAAGCCTACCGTATCGGGATTCATATTCCAAGGGAAGTATCAGTGGTGCAATGAAGACATCAGAACAGTTAGCTACATTCCTGTTGTTGAATCACAAGGTGAAGGTGAAGGTGACAATGATAAAAAAGTGCAGCAAAAGGGGTTTGATTTCCTTCCTGAGGATGTAGTGATGTTAGCATCATGCAATGGGATTGTATGTTGCCGGAGTTGCTTTCCTGATCAAGCTCAAGACCCTGCTGTCTATGTGTGCAATCCCTCAAAAAAGGAGTGGATTAAATTACAATCAACTGCTGCACTTGACAATCTTAGCACCATAGGATTGGCGTTTGACCCAACTCGGGATCCCATAGACATTTCTACTAAATTCAAACTGGTTAGAGTCAGGCAGTTGGAGACTGAGGAGGAGGACTTCTGCTATACTTTTGAAGTATATTCATTCCAAACTGGGGCATGGACAAAATCAAATGAGATCTGCCACTGCAATAACAATTTAGTCCAGAACAACAGTGTCTATGTTGGAGGGATTTTACATTGGCGAACTGATGGAGATAAAGTGCTCACATATGATGTAGAGAAGGAGCTATCTTGGTTAATTTCAGTACCAATCCCCGCGATGGAATTTGAGACCATCCCTCAGGCATGCATTGGAGATTCTGAAGGGCGAATGCATTATGCAATGGTCTCTGAAAAAGGACTTCACATATGGTTCCTTGAAGATTTTTTTGAATCCAAATGGACTCTCAAACACTCAAAATCTCTGCAGGAAATTGAAGAAGAGCATCCGCGGTTTTATAATCTGCATCAAAGAGTGACGGAAGCAGTGACTTATCATATGGAGCCATGGATGGTTCCATTGGGGATTAAAGACGGATTGTTGTTACTTAGGGTGTCTACCAAGTTGTATCTTTATGAAATTGAGACATGCAGTGTGAAGCAAGCTTGTTCACTTTCTAAGTTGGGTCCACATATTATGTTTTGTCCAGCGGTGCTACCCTACTCAATGAGTTTGGTGCCATTGAATCCGCATAGAGAGCTGCCACTCTATtag
- the LOC115988720 gene encoding transcription factor ILR3-like — protein sequence MEHREMGSQGNENPTIWMFDEYNLMEDISVTSLLDPTGFFASTTWPSPPPPPPPPHLSFSNPTSLSMEQIDDSFPNSDGPKEISSRKRVRSGSCSTSGSKACREKMRRDRLNDRFMELGSILDPGRPPKMDKAVILGDAVRMLTQLRDEAEKLKESKMDLQEKINELKAEKNELRDEKQRLKVEKENLEKNVKAMSTQPGFLPHPPAIPAPLSAPGQVVGSKLVPFMGYPGVSMWQFMPPASVDTSQDHVLRPPVA from the exons ATGGAACACAGAGAAATGGGGTCTCAAGGAAATGAAAACCCCACCATTTGGATGTTTGATGAATATAATCTTATGGAGGACATTTCTGTCACTTCTCTCCTTGACCCTACAGGATTTTTTGCTTCTACTACTTGgccttctcctcctcctcctcctcctcctcctcatcttTCTTTCTCCAACCCCACTTCTCTCAG TATGGAGCAGATTGATGACTCATTTCCAAATTCAGATGGTCCAAAGGAAATTAGCTCTCGAAAAAG GGTGAGGTCTGGATCATGCTCTACATCTGGTTCCAAGGCATGCAGGGAGAAAATGAGGAGGGATAGATTGAATGACAG GTTCATGGAACTGGGTTCTATCCTAGACCCAGGAAGACCTCCTAAAATGGACAAGGCTGTTATATTGGGTGATGCTGTGAGAATGTTGACTCAATTAAGAGATGAAGCCGAGAAGTTGAAAGAGTCAAAAATGGATCTGCAGGAGAAGATTAATGAGTTGAAG GCAGAAAAGAATGAGCTTCGTGATGAGAAGCAAAGGCTAAAGGTAGAGAAAGAGAACCTTGAGAAGAATGTAAAAGCTATGAGTACTCAACCAGGATTTTTGCCTCATCCTCCTGCAATCCCAGCTCCACTTTCTGCCCCAGGCCAAGTTGTTGGCAGCAAGTTGGTGCCATTTATGGGGTACCCTGGAGTTTCCATGTGGCAGTTCATGCCACCGGCTTCTGTTGATACCTCACAAGACCATGTTCTCCGTCCCCCAGTTGCATAA
- the LOC115992325 gene encoding sulfite exporter TauE/SafE family protein 2-like, producing the protein MPCKTTSLTLYKTPDTVHLETQQERTRGILKQMKIHKFTCFILPLILFITIGHSHAKQTQPISETLTIDHFLNKIYEYGNTQQTKFQETQLKFASPMVIAGVLSFIASSISSAGGIGGGGLFIPILTIVAGLDLKTASSFSAFMVTGGSIANVMCNLCTTRPKFGGKTLIDFDIALLSEPCMLLGVSIGVICNLVFPEWLITILFATFLAWTTSKTCKNGLSHWKMESEELRRNRGENLENGSVEDGTSDSTKEPLLGMKEDGKSRLPWTKIGILVLVWFSFLILYLLRGNRYGQGIIQIEPCGVLYWVISSLQIPLALIFTAWILCKKESNQHQTSNDKEEDLIRDGPSNKMIFPLMASLAGMLGGVFGIGGGMLISPLLLQVGITPEVTAATCSFMVFFSATMSSFQYVLLGMEQTDIALILAIVCFVASLLGLVVVQRAIQEYGRASLIVFSVSIVMALSTVLMTSFGALDVWRDYISGKYMGFKLPC; encoded by the exons ATGCCATGCAAGACTACCTCCCTGACCTTATATAAGACTCCAGATACagttcatctggagacacaacAAGAAAGAACAAGAGGAATTCTAAAACAAATGAAGATCCATAAATTTACATGTTTCATTCTTCCTCTCATCCTTTTCATTACCATCGGTCATTCTCAtgcaaaacaaacacaacccaTCTCAGAAACCCTCACAATTGACCATTTCCTCAACAAAATTTATGAATATGGGAATACTCAGCaaacaaaattccaagaaaCCCAACTAAAATTCGCATCTCCTATGGTTATAGCTGGTGTTCTTTCCTTCATAGCTTCCTCTATATCTAGTGCAGGCGggattggtggtggtgggctTTTCATACCAATTTTAACTATTGTGGCAGGCCTAGACCTCAAGACAGCCTCAAGTTTCTCAGCTTTTATGGTCACAGGTGGGTCAATTGCAAATGTTATGTGCAACCTGTGCACCACTAGACCCAAGTTTGGTGGCAAAACTTTGATTGACTTTGATATAGCACTTTTATCAGAGCCATGTATGTTGTTAGGAGTTAGTATAGGAGTTATTTGCAACCTTGTCTTTCCAGAATGGCTTATTACCATCCTGTTTGCTACTTTTCTTGCTTGGACTACCTCAAAGACTTGTAAAAATGGTTTGTCGCATTGGAAAATGGAATCTGAAGAGCTAAGGAGAAATCGTGgtgaaaatttggaaaatggGTCGGTTGAAGATGGGACTTCTGATAGTACTAAAGAACCTCTTTTGGGTATGAAAGAAGATGGCAAGTCGAGGCTTCCATGGACGAAAATTGGGATCTTAGTTTTGGTCTGGTTTTCCTTCctcattctttatcttcttcgTGGCAATCGGTATGGACAG GGTATAATACAAATAGAGCCTTGTGGAGTGCTTTACTGGGTTATCTCATCATTGCAAATACCCTTAGCTTTGATTTTCACAGCATGGATCCTATGCAAGAAGGAAAGCAATCAACATCAGACTTCTAACGACAAg GAGGAAGATCTTATTAGAGATGGACCATCAAACAAGATGATTTTCCCTTTAATGGCATCATTAGCGGGAATGTTGGGTGGCGTCTTTGGAATTGGAGGTGGAATGCTTATAAGCCcacttcttcttcaagttgggATAACGCCAGAG GTAACAGCAGCAACTTGTTCTTTCATGGTGTTCTTCTCAGCTACAATGTCGTCATTTCAGTATGTATTGTTGGGCATGGAACAGACAGACATTGCCCTCATCTTGGCCATAGTCTGTTTTGTTGCATCACTTCTTGGATTGGTAGTGGTGCAGAGAGCAATTCAAGAATATGGAAGGGCATCTCTCATTGTATTCTCAGTAAGCATTGTGATGGCTTTGAGTACCGTCCTAATGACTAGTTTTGGGGCACTCGACGTTTGGAGGGACTATATATCTGGGAAATACATGGGGTTCAAATTGCCCTGTTAa